CGGTTGCTGCGGGGCCGATCTTTAACTTTATCCTGTCTTTCCTGGTGTTTGCCGCAATTTTGTTGTTCCAAGGTCAGCCTAGCACGCCATTGACCGTTTCGGCGTTACCCGCGTTTCCTGATGCGATTGAGCAGCAATTGGAAGAAGGTGATCGCATCCTTGAGGTTGAGGGCGTCGCACTGAACTATCCAGACGGGTTCTTTGCTGCTGTGTCAGACGTGCCATCCAAGCCGTCCGTTGAATATACCATTGAACGCAACGGCGAGCAGATGACCGTGCTTGGCCCACAGCCACAGCCATCGTTTGTCCAAGCCATCACGCCACGTTCGGCAGCCGATGATGCAAATCTAAAGATTGGCGATGTCATTGTCAGCATGAATGGCACGCCCGTTTATCAGTTCAACGACATGATTGAATTCGTAAACGAAACGCGTGAACAGCCTATTTTACTGGTAGTCTGGCGCGATGGTGAAACATTTGAAAGCACATTGACCCCACGTCTGACGGCAATGCCGCAAGAAGACGGGTCCATGCGCGATGAGCCAAAGCTCGGCATTGGCACGGGTGGTTTGTTCTTTGAGCCTGCGACCGAAGCCGTTGGTTTCGGCGAGTCGTTGAAGCTGGCGATCCAGCAGGTCTGGTTCATCATCAAACAGTCTATCAACGGCCTTAAGCAGATGATCATCGGCAACATCAATACCTGCAATCTAAGCGGGCCAGTTGGGATCGCGGAAACGTCCGGCTCAATGGCCAGCCAAGGCACGCTGAGCTTCATTAGCTTTATCGCCGTGTTGTCGACGGCTGTTGGTTTGTTGAACCTGTTCCCGATTCCAATTCTTGATGGCGGGCACCTCGTTTTTCATGCCTATGAAGCCGTTACGGGAAAGATGCCAAGCGATGGTGCTTTGCGGATCCTAATGGCGATCGGAATCGCGCTGATTGGTACTCTGATGCTGTTCGCAATTGGGAATGATTTACTGTTTTGCCCATAAACGAGGGCAGGGATTACCTTACAGTTGTCATGGGGCTGCCCAGAAGTTGCCACATTTGGTCGTCATGTTTGAACATGAGTTGATCCAATGAGGATAGTACAATGCAGACGATTACAGCTGGATACCAAGGCCTTAGCCTTCTTGTGAACCTGAATTGGGATCGCATGATCTATCTTGGCACAATCGTTGCGGCGCTTGGTATAGGCGCTTGGGTTGGATCACTGCAGTATTAAGCTGGCAAAGCAGGTCTTCGACATATCGATTTCATCTAATTGATCGGCAGTATTTAGCGCGTCTCACAGTTGGTTCTGTGTGACGCGTTTGTTGCTTTTGACAACCTTACGTAGCACGGGTAGACCGGACCTACTTGGGATGTCTAAACGAGCAAAAAATATGAACAATGCGCTGCAAGCTGTAACTGCGATTTTGGGACGTATCCGGGTTGGGGCGACTGTCGCCTTCATGCTCGTTTCTGGGATGATGGCCATTGCCACCCCTGTAACCGCTCAAAACTTCAACTTTTCCAACGTTTCTGTCGAAGGAAACCAGAGGATCGAAACCGCAACGATCTTGACCTACCTTGGCTTTGGTCAGGGCGAGGCGGTGACTGCTGGCGCTCTCAATGACGCCGCACAACGGATTCGCGCAACGGGCCTGTTTGAGAGCGTCGATGTCGTTCCACAGGGGCGCACATTGGTTATTCGCGTCGCGGAATACCCAACGGTCAACCGCATCTCATTTGAAGGCAACAACCGCGTTCGTGACGCTGAGCTGGGCGCCGTTGTCCAAAGCCAACCACGCCGCGTTTACAGCCCAAACCAAGCAGAGGCAGACACAGCCGCGATCACACAAGTCTACGCAGACCAAGGCCGCATCAACGCAACGGTTTCGCCACGCATTATTCAGCGCTCAGACAATCGTGTTGATCTGGTGTTTGAAGTCTTTGAAGGCGGTCTGACCGAGGTTGAGCGCATCAGCTTTGTCGGCAACCGTTCTTATGGTGAAAACCGCCTGCGCCGTGTACTTGAAACCAAGCAAGCCGGACTTTTGCGCGCCGTGATCGGCCGCGATACATTCATCGCGGACCGCGTTGCATTCGACCAACAGGTCCTGACTGACTTTTATCAATCACGTGGCTACGTTGATTTCCAAGTTCAAAACGTTGATGTGTCTCTGACACGCGAACGCGATGCCTACCTCATTACGTTTAACGTTCAAGAAGG
This Octadecabacter temperatus DNA region includes the following protein-coding sequences:
- the rseP gene encoding RIP metalloprotease RseP, which translates into the protein MTNLIPSFGNIAFTMLFFVIALSIIVAIHEYGHYIVGRWSGIHAEVFSIGFGKVIWSRTDKHGTVWQIAALPFGGYVKFLGDANAASVGGDADPDLRAYIDKTATADGTKHNFNARNTMLGAPLWARSATVAAGPIFNFILSFLVFAAILLFQGQPSTPLTVSALPAFPDAIEQQLEEGDRILEVEGVALNYPDGFFAAVSDVPSKPSVEYTIERNGEQMTVLGPQPQPSFVQAITPRSAADDANLKIGDVIVSMNGTPVYQFNDMIEFVNETREQPILLVVWRDGETFESTLTPRLTAMPQEDGSMRDEPKLGIGTGGLFFEPATEAVGFGESLKLAIQQVWFIIKQSINGLKQMIIGNINTCNLSGPVGIAETSGSMASQGTLSFISFIAVLSTAVGLLNLFPIPILDGGHLVFHAYEAVTGKMPSDGALRILMAIGIALIGTLMLFAIGNDLLFCP